A single region of the Pectinophora gossypiella chromosome 2, ilPecGoss1.1, whole genome shotgun sequence genome encodes:
- the LOC126373873 gene encoding immunoglobulin-binding protein 1b has product MMSQSDAGQSSDDETMKQVFESGMKLFETIETGKEATNSDPVQMSIKAAISKFEKCTNMVSLSGMFSANESVEEIPTETLQYLLLPALLGTLTLKLVGRQRSDIIQVAEIYFKDFLQRCKDYGITDIEIPQPDPEGKSERPQSEQAKIASMVLSREAKIKRYKAAKELKEKIVTLSKAMKLQHTDEEIKREYFLTLIQSYVNNALDELSSIEQEKPILEYMTKRGEHVPKEKARMPPLKPVIITRDAVQKSIYGLGYPSIPTMTIEEFYDNRVREGLFPGSCTSIQQTTIQSSEADADGEEADKIQKEKLTEADDPEHLARQRNFDEYKDDHRRGWGNRYNRS; this is encoded by the exons ATGATGTCTCAGAGTGATGCTGGGCAATCTTCGGATGATGAAACAATGAAACAGGTATTCGAAAGTGGCATGAAGTTATTTGAAACCATAGAAACTGGCAAAGAAGCGACCAACAGCGATCCAGTTCAG ATGAGCATAAAGGCTGCAATATCCAAGTTTGAGAAGTGCACCAACATGGTGTCGCTGTCGGGGATGTTCAGTGCCAACGAGAGCGTAGAGGAGATCCCAACGGAGACCCTGCAGTACCTGCTGCTGCCCGCGCTGCTTGGCACACTCACACTCAAGCTGGTGGGCCGACAACGGTCAGACATCATTCAAGTTGCTGAAATTTATTTCAA AGACTTTCTACAGAGGTGCAAGGATTATGGAATAACAGACATAGAGATTCCACAACCGGACCCCGAGGGCAAGAGTGAAAGACCACAGAGTGAACAAGCCAAGATTGCTAGCATG GTCCTCTCGAGGGAGGCAAAGATCAAGCGTTACAAAGCAGCTAAGGAGCTGAAGGAAAAGATCGTCACTCTCTCTAAGGCCATGAAGCTGCAGCACACAGACGAGGAGATCAAGCGAGAGTACTTCCTGACTCTCATACAGAGTTATGTCAACAACGCCCTCGATGAGCTCAGCAGTATCGAGCAGGAGAAACCTATTCTTGAATACATGACTAAGCGTGGGg AACACGTACCGAAGGAGAAGGCTCGCATGCCGCCCCTGAAGCCGGTGATCATCACCCGTGACGCGGTACAGAAGTCCATCTACGGACTCGGGTACCCCTCAATTCCCACCATGACTATTGAGGAGTTCTACGACAACCGCGTGCGGGAGGGACT TTTCCCCGGGTCGTGCACTTCGATACAGCAGACGACCATTCAGAGCTCGGAGGCTGACGCGGACGGCGAGGAGGCCGACAAGATCCAAAAG GAGAAGCTGACGGAAGCAGATGACCCTGAGCACCTGGCTCGGCAGCGCAACTTCGATGAGTACAAGGATGACCACCGCCGCGGCTGGGGCAACCGATACAACAGGAGCTAG